In the genome of Paraburkholderia azotifigens, the window GAAGCCGACGACGCCGCGCGCGCCGCCGACGCGCCGCGCATTCTCGACATCGAGTTCATCGAAGGCCACACGCACGGCATCGATGCGCTGCTCGACGATCTGCGCGCCACCTCGTGGGAATCGATCGAACGTTATTCGGGCCTGTCGCGCGCCGACATCGAAAACGCCGCGAACATCTACATGAAGGCGCAAAACGCGATCCTCGTGTACGGCATGGGCATTACACAGCATCATCGCGGCACGGAGAACGTGCAGCAGATCGCGAACCTAGCGCTGCTGCGCGGCAACGTGGGGCGTCCGGGCGCGGGCATTTGCCCCGTGCGCGGACACTCGAACGTGCAGGGCAACCGCACGGTCGGTATCACGGAGAAGCCGAGCAAGGCATTGATAGACGGCATCGAGCGCGCGTTCGGTTTTCGTGCGCCGGGCGGACACGGCAACGACGTGATTGCGACGCTCGAAGCGATGACGCGTGGCGACGCGAAAGTGTTCGTCGCGCTGGGCGGCAATTTCGCGGCGGCGATTCCCGACTGGGTGCGCATGCAGGAGCACATCCGCAAGCTCGACCTGACCGTGCACATCGCAACGAAGCTCAACCGCAGCCATCTCGTGCACGGCAAGAGCGCGTTGATTCTGCCCTGCCTCGGACGCACGGAGATCGACATTCAGGCGGACGGCCCGCAATCGATCACCGTCGAAGATTCGATGTCGATGGTGCATGCGTCGGCAGGCCGCAACGAGCCCGCGTCGCCGCATCTGCTGAGCGAGCCGGCCATCGTCGCGGGCATTGCGCGCGCGACGCTCGGCGAGCAGTCGCGCGTGCAGTGGGAGCAGATGGTCGCGAACTACGACCGCATTCGTAATGCGATCGAAATCGTGTTCCCGATCTTCCAGGCCTACAACGAGCGCATCCGCGTGCCGGGCGGCTTTCATCTCGTGTCGCCGGCGCGCGAACGCGTGTGGGACACGCCGACGGGCCGCGCGAATTTCCTCGTCTTCAAGGGGCTCGACGAAGACCCGTGGCAGGACGATCCCGATGCGCTCTCGCTCACGACGATGCGCAGCCACGATCAGTACAACACGACGCTGTACTCGCATTCGGACCGCTATCGCGGCGTGTTCGGTCAACGCGACGTCGTGTTCATGAACCAGCACGAACTGCAAAAGCGCGGCCTGCATCCGGGCGAGCGCGTCGATATCGTCGCGCTGTCGACGGATGGCGTCGAACGCATCGTCCGCAGCTTCAAGGTGGTCGAGTACTCGCTGCCCGACGGCTGCTGCGGCGCGTACTACCCGGAAGTGAATCCGCTCGTGCCGCTCTATGCATTCGATCCGCAAAGCCGCACGCCGTCGTACAAATCGGTGCCCGTGAAAGTGATGCGCGCCGCCGTCGTCGGCCCCGACTCCGCGACGCGCGCCATCGCCGTTCAAACCGCGTCGCCACGCGAGGAGACCCGTCATGCTTGATCATGTTGTCAACCTGTCGCGCGCGCAGTTCGCGATGACGGCCATCTTCCACATCCTGTGGCCGATTCTCACGATCAGCCTCTCCGCTTTTCTCGTGCTGGTCGAAGCGCTGTGGATCAGAACGGGCGACGTGATGTACTACCGCCAGGCGCGCTTCTGGAGCAAGCTGCTGGTGCTGAACTTCGCGGTCGGCGTGGTCAGCGGCATTCCCATGGAGTTTCAGTTCGGCACCAACTGGGCGGGCTTCTCGCAGTACAGCGGCCAGTTCATCGGCAATATTCTCGGCTTCGAAGGCGCGATGGCGTTCATGCTCGAAGCGGGCTTCGTCGGCGTGATGCTGCTCGGCTGGGGACGCGTGCCGCGCGGCGTGCACCTGTTCGCCACCGCAATGGTCGCGCTCGGCTCGAGCATCTCGGCGTTCTGGATCATGGTCGCCAATTCGTGGATGCAGACGCCCGCCGGCTATGCCGTCGTCGACGGCAAGATCGTGGTGACCAACTATCTCGCCGCGATCTTCAATCCCGACATGGTGTGGGGCGTGTCGCACATGTGGGTCGCGGCGATCGAAACGGGCATGTTCGTGATCGCGGGCATCTCCGCGTACAACCTGTTCCGCAAGCGCTACCCGGAATTCTTCGCGCGCTCGTTCAAGATCGCGCTCGCGGTGCTCGTCGTCGTTGCGCCGCTGCAGATCTGGCTCGGCGATTCGAGCGGCGTGAGTGTGTTCGAAACACAGCCCGCGAAGGGCGCGGCTATCGAAGGCCACTGGCACACCAACGCGCCGGGCACGGGCGCGTCGTGGTCGCTGCTTGCCTGGCCCGATCAGAAAGCGCAACGCAACGACTGGTCGCTCGAAGTGCCCGGCATGCTGAGCGTGCTCGGCACGCACTCGCTGCACGGCCAGGTAAAAGGTCTCACTGACTTCAGGCGCGAAGACCAGCCGCCCATGATTCCCCTGCTCTACTACGCGTTCCGCGTGATGGCAGGCATCGGCTTCTGCTTCATGCTGCTCGCGTTCTGGACGGCATATGCGCTGCGCAAGGCGCGCGGCAGCCTCGACGCGCTGCTGGCGCGGCGCAAGCTGCTGCTCGCGTGGGTGCTGTGCATTCCGCTGCCGTATGTCGCCGTCGAAGCGGGCTGGATCGTGCGTGAAGTGGGCCGTCAGCCGTGGGTCGTGTACGGGCTGCTGCGCACGAGCCAGGCGGCGTCGACGGTCGCGCCTTCGTCGGTCTCGCTCAGCATGGCGATGTTCTTCGCGTTCTATGTCGTGCTGCTGGTCACGTTCTTTGTACTTGCGCGCCGCTGGCTGCGCAAAGGGCCGGACATCGCGAGCGTGCCGCCCGCCATCGTCACCACGCGCAGCGCGACGGCGCCCTCGTCCATCTCCGGCTATTGATGCCGCCTACATTGCACAAGAGGTTGCCTCATGGATAGCTCAACTCATTCGCTGCTGGCCTACGTCTGGTTCGGCCTGCTCGGCCTGATGCTGGTTTTCTACGTCGTGACGGACGGCTTCGATCTCGGCGTCGGCATTCTCAGCCTGCTGCGCACGCGGCGTGAAGACCGCGATGTGATGATCGAATCGATCGGTCACGTATGGGACGCCAACGAAACGTGGCTCGTCGTGCTCGGCGGCGCTCTGTTCGGCGCGTTCCCGCTCGCCTATGCGCAACTGATGCAGGATCTGTATCTGCCCATCATGGCGCTGATCGCGGGGCTCATCATGCGCGGCGCAGCCATCGAGTTCCGTCATGGCGTCGAGCACGGTCCGCTGTGGGACAAGGTGTTCGGCATCGGCAGCCTGGTGGCGGCGCTCGCGCAGGGCGTCGTGCTCGGCAAGGTCATCACGGGGCTCGTGCCGGGCGAGATGAACGAGGGCTTCATCGCCGTGGCGGCCATCGGCGTGGTCGCGGGCTATGCGCTGCTCGGCGCGACATATCTGGTGAAGAAGACCGTGGGCATGATCGAGCAGTGGTCGCGGCGCCTCGGCGTGCTGAGCGCGATGCTGACGGTGGCGGCCGCGCTGCCGCTGACCATCGCGACATGGTTCTTCAGCGATGTCGGTATCGACCGCTGGTCGCAGCCGGCCGTCATGCATGTGCTAATCGCGCTCGGCATCGCGGCAGCGCTCGCCTTCGCGTTCATCATGGCGTCGCTGTATCTGGGCTCCGCGCGCGGGCCGTTTCGCGGCGCCGTGACGCTGTTCATCGTGTCGTTCGCGGGTCTCGCCGTCAGCCTGTTTCCAGACTTCGTGCCGGGCAAGCTGGGCATCGTGCAGGCGGCTTCCGACGCACACACGCTCGCGTTCATGCTGGCGGGCATCGGGCTGATTTTTCCGGTGATGATCGGATACAACCTGTACCAGTACTACATCTTCCGCGGCAAGGTGTTCGGCGAAGCGCATGCGGGCGAGTGAGGTTTCTGCAATTCCCGAGTAACGTCCGTTTCTCGCGCGACTGCACGCCGCGCGAGAAATTCTTCAGTCAGAGCGTCAGAGCATCCAGACCGTCAGCTCAGGCTTTCCACCCCTCGAGAAAGTCCACCAGAATCCGATTGACAATCTCCGGCTGCTCTTCATGCGGCAGGTGGCCCGCGCGCGGAATCGCGTGCGTCACGACATCGCGCGCCATGCCCTTCCACACGTTCGCCATGTCGAACATCTTGCCCACCGCGTAGAACGCCTCGCCCCACAGCGCGAGCGTCGGCGCCTCGATCAACTGGTCGGCATCTTCCTTGTCCTGCGCGACATCGACGGCGTTCGCGCGATAGTCCGCCATCGCGCCGCGCACCGCGCCGGGCGCCTCGTAGGCGCGCACATAGGTTTCGAACGCTTCGCCCGAGATTGCGTTCGGGTCGTAGCACCAGTCCGAGAAGAAGTGCCTGAGCCATGCGCGTTCCTTGCCCGCGATCAGCATCTCCGGCAAATCGGGCACCTGATGGAACAGGAAGAACCAGTAGGCGCGAGCGATCTGCGCATCGATCGATTGCGCGACGATGCGCGTCGGCACGTTGTCCATCACGACGAGTCGATCCACGCTCCCGGGATGATCCTTCGCGAAACGCGTCGCGACGCGCGCGCCGCGATCGTGGCCGACGAGCGCCACGCGTTCGATCGACAGTTCGCGCAACAGCGCGCGCAGATCGTTCGCCATCGTCCGCTTGTCGTAGCCGCTCGCGGGTTTATCCGTGTCGCCATAGCCGCGCAGATCCGGCGCGATCACGCGATAGCGCTCCGCGAGCACGGGAATCTGGTGCCGCCACGCATGATGCGTTTCCGGAAAGCCGTGCAGCAGCACGACAGGCGCGCCCTCGCCTGCTTCGACATAATGCTGGCGAATGCCGTTCGCAGTGACCGTGTGGTGCGTGAGGTCGATCGTGTTCGTCATGACGGGTTCTCCAAAGGTGATCCGTTAGATGCCGCGTGCGCGGCAAACGTCTATCGGTTGGGAACCAGTCTATTGAGCGGATGCCCCGCGATTAAGCCAGGGGCGGAGATAAAGATACTTGAGGACGCTGCGTGTAATCCGTTCGGTTCAAGCGTGCTTCGCTTCCTGCTCGACCCTGCCCGCCATCGCGTCGATACGCTCGGCCACCGCCTCGAGCGCGGGGGTCACCGTCGAACGCAAATGAGCGAGCAGCGTACGGACTTTCGCTTCCAGATAGCGGCGCGACGGATACACGGCGAATACCGTGAACGGCCTGACCCTGTACTGCGGCAGCACACGTATCAGCCTGCCGGCGGCGAGATCCTCGATGGCGGAATACGTCGCGAGCGTGCCAATGCCCGCGCCGTCCAGCAGCATCGCGCGCATCACATCGGGCGCATTGACCTGCAACGGCGCGTGCGTAAGCGTCAACACGTGCCGGTCGTCCATCGCGTGGGCGTTTTCGAGGTGCCATTCGTCGGGCGGCGAGACGGGCGTCTCGAGTTTCAGCAGCGTATGCGCCGCGAGGTCGTCGCGCGTGAGCGGCATGCCGTTTCGCTTCACGTAGTCCGGCGAGGCAACCATCACCGACCACGCGGAGCCGAGCGCTTGCGCGACATAGATCGAATCGGGCAGTTGCGTCGCCGAAATCAGCGACACGTCGTAGCCGTCCTCGACGAGATTCGGCATGCTCTGCTCGATTTTCAGCTCGACGGTTACGTCGGGATAGTCGCGCTGATAGCCGACGAGCGCCGCCGCGACCATGCTTTGCGCGAGACCCGGCGCGCAATGCAGCCGCAGCTTGCCCGCTGGCGACACGCTCGCATTGCGCGCCTCGTCCGTGGCCGCATCGAGATCCGCGAGAATTGCTTTCGCGCGTTCGTAGAAGCGGCTGCCCGCTTCCGTGAGCGACAGGTGGCGCGTCGTCCGATGCAGCAGCGCCGTGTGCAGCTGCTCTTCGAGCGCCGTGACGGCCCGCGAAATCTGCGCGGCCGTTACGGCGTTCTCTTTCGCAACCGCAGTGAACGAGCCCGTCTCGACCACTCTGACGAAGACCCGCATGCTGCCCACGATATCTGCCATTCATTGACCCAAGGCATGGTGAAGAATGCTTCTCGCACGGCACATCCGTCCGCGGACGCAGCGTGCTCCCAGCCGGGGACTATGCCATATGCGCCGCGCGGGCCGCATCGCAGGGGACATCGCGCGACGCCGGCACAACACGGCGGTCATCCTTCGGAGGTCGCTGCGTCGCGCAGCACGGACGCGAGGATCATCGCGTCCGCATTGACGGGCGCCGGGCGCGGATTCGGCTTGTACACGGCGTCGCCGGGATGAATCGCCTGGCCGCTCATCGCGCAGAACCCCGAGAGGCGGGCGCGCGCCATGCGCCAGACCTGATCGCCGAAGCAGCCGCGCGTCGCGTCGCGCCACGCGATCGTGGCCGTCGACGGCGTCGGCCGGTCGATCAGCGTCACCGCGGCGCCGAAGCGTCCGTCGGCGCACTGCGCCTTCCGGCGCGACGACGCAGCGCCTTCCACGGCAGCCATCAGGCGGGAAGGCGTGCCCAGCAGACCGATGGTCTGCGTCCACGGATCCATCATGTTTGCGTTTGCCAGCATGTCGAAACTCCTTTGGAAAGCGATCGGTTCAGGCATTGCTTCTGGACTGTCGGAACAGCGTCGGCGCTCAGCGCGCGTCGCCCGTCTTCTCTTTCCAGCGGTGCGGCGTTTCGCCGACGAACTTCTTGAAGACAGTCGTGAAGTGCGCCTGCGAGCGGAATCCGCAGCTGAGCGCGACATCCATCACGTTGTGCTTCGACGTCACGAGCAGATGCTGTGCGTGCTCGACACGCCGGCGCAGCAGATATTCATGCGGACGCAGACCTGTCGCGCGACGGAACTGCGCGGCGAAATGCATGCGCGTGAGGCCCGCGCTCGACGCGATCTCGGCGAGACCGATGGGCTCGGCGAGATGCGCGTCGACGAATTCGATCACGCGATTCATGCGCCATTGCGGCAGCGGCGCGGCTTCGCGTGCGCGCCGCGTTGCGCCCGCGAAATGACGGGCGACCACGCGCGACACGATCGCGAGACTCACGCTGTCGGTGAACATCTTGCCGAGCGCGGCGTCGTTGCTTTGCGATACGGCAAGCGCCTGCCCGAGACGCTCGAGCACCGGATCGCGGATCAGCTCGGGATCGTCGAGCACGATGTCGCCGTCGCGCGTGTGCTGGAACAGATCCTGGTAGCACTCGCCGAGCACCTGCTGCGAGACGAACAGATGCAGCACATCGGCGGACGACGCGAACACGGCTTTGGTCGGCACGCCGGGCGCCGTCACCTGAACCGCACCCGCCGTCAGGCGGCCATGCACGAGACGGCGGCCGGCGTGGTCGAACGTGAGCGCCGCGCACTTCAGGTTCAGCCCGATGCAATGATCGGCGACGATTCCTTCGTTCGCCACTTCGAGCGGCGCGCTGCCCGCGTGCGTCCAGCGCGCGACGACGACGTTGTCGCGACGTGCCTGCGTATCGGTCGCCGAGGCGTTGACGCGCCGCCAATGCTGCTCGGCGACGATGGGCGAAGCCGGGCGTCGCGACACGACATCGGCGAGGGGAGCGGGTAGATCGAGCACAGTGTTATTCATGACAGGTCCATCCGGTTCAGTGATGTGATTGCGGCTCGAAACAGCGTTGCCGCGATGGAATCAAAGTTAATCGCACGGACCTGGCGCGACTAGTCCATCGCGTCATTGAAATGGCACCGGGCGAATTCGCCGCGATGGATCGTTGTACTTCCATTTGATCGGCTTCGGATTCTTGTTGTGCTCACGGATATAGCGCATCAGTTTGCGATCCAGATCCTTAACGGTGGTGAAGACGCCTCGCGCGATTACGTCGCGCTGGATACGCGCGAACCAGTTTTCCACCTGATTTAGCCAGGAGGTATAGGTCGGTGTGTAATGCAGCCGCACGTTGCAGTGTTGCTGCAGAAACTCCTGCACACGTGCGGTCTTGTGACTACTGACATTGTCGCAAATCACATGAATTTCCTGTCTGGGCCGCTGGCTGGCGATCACGCCGGTGAGGAAGGCGACGAACTGCTCGCTGGTATGGCGTGGCGCGGTTTTGCCGATGACTTCCCCGGTCGCCGTATTGAGCGCAGCGAACAGGCTCAGAGTGCCGTTACGCTTGTATTCAAAGCCATGACTCTCGGCGCGGCCCGGTGACAGCGGCAACATCCGGTCCTTACGATCCAGCGCCTGAATGGCGGTCTTCTCGTCCACACAGAACACCGCCGCATGAGCGGGAGGGTTCAGATAGAGGCCTATCACGTCTGCAGCCTTGGTCTCGAAGTCAGGATCGTTCGAGACCATATGCGTATCGAGCCGATGAGGACGCACGCCATGCTTGCGCCAGATCCGCTGTACCGTCGAGGCGCCCACATCACCCAGTGCCGCAGCCAGCTTATAGCTGCTCCAATGCGTCGATCCGTCCAGAGGACGGCGTGTGAGCGTGAGTTTCAACACGCGCGCCTCGAGCTTTTCAGGTGGGTGCACGGGAGCACGTCCAGGATGGCGCGCATACAGGCCGGCCAGCCGCTCGGCCAGGAACCGACTCGACCACCGTGAAATGAAGCGCGAGTCACATCGCAGCCGCTGCATGATCGCCTCGCGTGATTGGCCATCGTCAAGCATCAAAATAAGCCGGGCACGCCGCGCGTTAGCTGCGCGCACTGTCTGGCTGCGAGTTGCTGAGAGCAATTGCTCGCGCTCAAGCGCCGTCAGATTCATCTTTTCCATGCATTTCATTGAATACCACATCGGGTGCCTTTTCAATGACGCAATGGACTAGCCGTACATAGGGTTGCTCACGCAGTCGAATGGTTGAGTCAACCTATATGAAGGTTTAATAGGCGACCTTCGAGACGCGCACGGAAAGCTTCGTGCAATGCCCGAACGCGCGCGGCCGAACGCCGCACATACGCGGCGATCGAAAAAAACCGAAGAGGACGCGAATCAGGAAGGAAGCGAAACGAACGCCGTGGCGCGTTCGTTTCGTACCCGGAAGGGATAACCGGTGGGACAGCGGGCAGCAGCCCGCCAGAGAGGCTCAGGAGCCGCGCTGCGTGCGCGGCGACGTGCCGGAATCGAGCGACTTCACGCCGAGCGCCTCGGCCTTGAGAACGAAATCGGCGAGCGAGCGCGACTCCATCTTTTTCATCGCCTGGCCGCGATGGATCTTCACGGTGATCTCGCTGAGGTTCATTTCAGCGGCGATCTGCTTGTTCATCAGGCCGCTGGCGACGAAGGCCATCACTTCGCGCTCGCGCGGCGTCAGCGACTCGTACATGCGCCGCAGATCCGAAATCGAACGTTCGGACTTTCTGCGCTCCGCATCGGTTGCGAGTGCGTTCGCGACGGCGTCGAGCATGTCCTGATCGCGGAACGGCTTGGCGAGAAAGTCCATCGCGCCCGCCTTCATCGCCTTCACGGACATCGCGATATCGCCGTGCGCCGTCATGAAGATGATGGGCACGCGCACGTCGCCCGACGCGATCTGCTCCTGCACGGCGAGACCGCTCTGGCCTTTGAGGCGCACATCGAGAATCAGGCAGCTGGGCATGTCGGGCTTGTCGAACGAGAGGAATTCCTGCGCGGACGCGAACGCCTCGACGCGCAAGCCCACCGAGCGCAGCAGCATCGTGACGGCCGCGCGCATCGAATCGTCGTCGTCGACGACATAGACGATCGACGGATTCGGGTCGTTCATTTCATCGCTGCTCATCGCACGTTCCTTTATCGATCGGCAAAACGAACTGCATCGTCGCGCCCTGCCCTTCCTGAGACTCGGCCCAGATACGCCCGCCGTGCGCCTCGACGATGGACCGGCAGATGGACAGGCCCATGCCCATGCCATCCGTCTTGGTCGTGAAGAACGCGTTGAAGAGCCGCCCGACGTTCTCCTCGCTGATACCCGTTCCCGAATCTTCGACGGCGACCTGCCCGTAATCGCCTTCCACGCGGCTCGTAGCGATCCGCATGCGCCGCGCGCGGCCCCGTGGTTGTTGCCGCGTTTGTTCCCGCGTTTGTTCCTGCGTTTTTTCCTTTACGTTCGCCATGGCCTGCACGCCGTTCATCACGAGATTGATGACGACCTGCTGCAACTGCACGCGATCGCCGCATACGAGGGGAGGCGGCTCGGCGAAACCCGTTTCCAGCTCGATCCGCGCAGCGTCGAGTTCGCGCCGCACGAGCTCGATCGATTCTCTCACGATACCGTTCAGGTCGAGCACGGCCTGGCCCGGATCGCGCTTCTGCGCCATCGAGCGGATCTGCCGGATCACGTCGCTCGCGCGCTTCGCGTCGCGCACCATCTGGCCGATGGACTGGCCGACTTCGCCGAGATCGGGCTTCGCGCGGTTCAGCCAGCGCGACGCGGCATCGCCCGCCGTGACGATGGCGGCGAGCGGCTGCGTGACTTCGTGCGCGATCGACGCCGCCAGTTCGCCGAGCATCGTGACGCGCGTCACGTGCGCGAGTTCCGCCGTCGAGCGGTCGAGCGCATCCTGCGCGAGCTGCCGCTCCGTCACGTCCATCAACGCGCCCACATACTCGATATTCGCGGACTGCGGCACGGCCAGATGTGCGACGTAGTGCACGTACTTGATGCGGCCGTCGGGCATCTGCAGCCGGTGCTCGACGTCGACGTACGGCGAACCCGACAGCCCCGCTTCGTAGGCCTCGCGCACGAGGGGGAGATCGTCGGGATGGGTGCGCGCGAGAATCAGCTGCATGCCGGGCATGTAGTCCGGCGAGTACTCGAAGATCCGGTAGACCTCGTCGGACCACCACATGTCGCCCGCCGGCAGACGCGTCGCGATACTGCCCGTGCGGCTCAGACGCTGCGCATCGGACAGGAACGCCTCGCTGCGCTCCAGCGCCTGCTCGGCCTGCTTGCGCTCTTCGATGTCGGTATTGACGCCGTACCAGCGCAGGATGCGGCCGTCCTGATCGCGCAACGGTTCGGCGCCGATATGCATCCAGCGGTACGCGCCGTTGCTCTGGCGAACGCGCGACACGTTCTCGAACGGCTTGCCCGTCGCGATCGCGCCGCGCCAGGCCGCGTGCATCGCGGGCCAGTCGTCGGGATGCACGATCGACGTCCACACGTCGCCGCTATTGCCCGTCAACGTGATGCCGAGTTCGTTCCAGCGCCGGTTGGTGTAGCTCAGTTCGCCGTCGCGCGACGAACTCCAGACCATGCCAGGAATCGCGTCGATGGTCGCGCGCAGCTCTTCCTGCTGGCGCTGCAACTCGCCTTCCATGCGCTTGCGCACGGTGATGTCGTTGTTGGTGGCGAGCACCGCGCGCGGCCTGCCCTTGTCGTCGCGCCACAGCGCGAAGCGGCTCGACACGATGACGGTGCTGCCGTCGCTGCGCACGCGCTGCAGCTCGCCCTCCCAGCGTCCGTTGCGGACCACTTCGTCGCGCAGTTCGTCGACGGGAATCGACGACGTCGTGCGCGTCAGTTCGTGAATAGGCTGGCCGATCGCCTGGCTCGCGCTCCAGCCGTACAGTTCCTCGGCGCCCTGATTCCAGAACGTGATGCGGTCACTCATGTCGTAGGCGACGATCGCGTCGTGCGTCAGGTTGAGCAGTTGGATCTGCTCCTGCAGCCGCGCCGTGGTCGCCTGATTGCGCAGCGCGAGAAAGGACGTCGTGCCGATGGCGAGCAGGCTCACCACGCAGCGCGCGATCGAACCGCCCGAGTAGTTTTCGTCGTGCGACATCATGAATGCGACGAGCGTCAGCACGACGCACGTGCAGGCCGTGGCGACCGCGGCCTGGCGCG includes:
- a CDS encoding PAS domain-containing sensor histidine kinase, which codes for MMFRQGAGMTSPRDARVLFALAAVVGLIVFVIDALTPLDIAIAVLYVVVVLLVASTGSRQAAVATACTCVVLTLVAFMMSHDENYSGGSIARCVVSLLAIGTTSFLALRNQATTARLQEQIQLLNLTHDAIVAYDMSDRITFWNQGAEELYGWSASQAIGQPIHELTRTTSSIPVDELRDEVVRNGRWEGELQRVRSDGSTVIVSSRFALWRDDKGRPRAVLATNNDITVRKRMEGELQRQQEELRATIDAIPGMVWSSSRDGELSYTNRRWNELGITLTGNSGDVWTSIVHPDDWPAMHAAWRGAIATGKPFENVSRVRQSNGAYRWMHIGAEPLRDQDGRILRWYGVNTDIEERKQAEQALERSEAFLSDAQRLSRTGSIATRLPAGDMWWSDEVYRIFEYSPDYMPGMQLILARTHPDDLPLVREAYEAGLSGSPYVDVEHRLQMPDGRIKYVHYVAHLAVPQSANIEYVGALMDVTERQLAQDALDRSTAELAHVTRVTMLGELAASIAHEVTQPLAAIVTAGDAASRWLNRAKPDLGEVGQSIGQMVRDAKRASDVIRQIRSMAQKRDPGQAVLDLNGIVRESIELVRRELDAARIELETGFAEPPPLVCGDRVQLQQVVINLVMNGVQAMANVKEKTQEQTREQTRQQPRGRARRMRIATSRVEGDYGQVAVEDSGTGISEENVGRLFNAFFTTKTDGMGMGLSICRSIVEAHGGRIWAESQEGQGATMQFVLPIDKGTCDEQR